A single genomic interval of Vairimorpha necatrix chromosome 5, complete sequence harbors:
- a CDS encoding integrase RTL1 — MNKEQETRRITNTRASSITGFIENLCRNGKRPEEIISDNGREFANEEFRELCRKLDITHRKTSIESHKSNGRVERVIGTLRESVLKMNPKNSLEERVMKAFEIYNNSYHEGLRCTPFEAVKDNTGNVMLRNGPEGDYSSRFKKRYRDKFVEGQRVRVAKSENLKGIVCPGNSYVVKLMNGRLVKKRHYDLKDLLRVDDDVGD; from the exons ATGAATAAAGAACAGGAAACAAGAAGAATAACCAATACg CGTGCTAGCTCGATAACTggatttatagaaaatttgtgTAGAAATGGTAAAAGACCAGAAGAAATCATATCGGACAATGGAAGAGAATTTGCAAATGAGGAATTTCGAGAGTTATGCAGAAAGTTGGATATAACTCACAGAAAGACCAGTATTGAATCACATAAAAGCAATGGGAGAGTTGAAAGAGTTATTGGTACGTTGAGAGAatctgttttaaaaatgaatccCAAAAATAGCTTAGAAGAAAGAGTTATGAAGGCCTTtgagatttataataatagttACCATGAAGGTCTAAGATGCACACCATTTGAGGCAGTTAAAGATAATACGGGCAATGTAATGCTAAGAAATGGACCAGAAGGAGATTATAGTAGTCGATTTAAAAAGAGATATAGAGACAAGTTCGTCGAAGGACAGAGAGTGCGAGTTGCGAAGagtgaaaatttaaaggg GATTGTGTGTCCGGGGAATTCTTATGTAGTAAAATTAATGAATGGACGATTAGTTAAGAAGAGGCACTATGACTTAAAAGATCTGCTTAGGGTTGATGATGACGTAGGAGACTAA
- a CDS encoding reverse transcriptase, whose product MENKYMGAIPNREITSVGCGQEARKLLQEYKIIMYEIKVIECRSNEDLKKIIFEKGSLELKNFIVMNISLENHHDMIGIRLKEIVKDYEDGEERFRMIEEVTKKLTKEIYTEEIERGNGHKSNICYNRCREERNKQECEKIYQEDSSSSDGKYYRNTWAGKRQKKQIEVRPGSLWKRTGIVKDIKKRSYETTTFKGLTLEDVKKKFKNVIDENKGKIKYCKIEKCKIKTEAGEKVVRKGQMIPQAHKNELMKHLEDLEKRNVIKRSTSEWRNPIKPIVKPDGSIRLVSNLMALNDLVEKDPYELCNIRDIISFTQGSKITSVIDLKEAFYGVEIEEADKHKTAFEFDKKVYEWNSVVMGLKNSPQIMQRIMIKIFEKYLGRGIEVYMDDIVIHAKTREEHDKLFLEAMRLLEENNMRLNSKKIQYRQSEVKLLGVTLNGQDMMPSEIKKNEALEFPKPQNVTDVRRFLGLSGWFRGFIKNYAEKTMHMTDCLRGKNKSWNWTEELDIEFENMKKKEFLSRTDASNIGMGAVLMQKNEKEERVPVQWASKKFTPTETRYGISEKEMYAVYWGIKKFEYELRGRKFKVETDHKALAEIRRKPCFNNNRINRWIEMIQEFDFEIEYRQPDQMVVADALSRIHEVIEPKREMIRQRTEKQIAGKWLKHVEKVGDKEYWNFDSGRRAEIPAVGDRLELMKRYHEEQAPRGLGSVYYAMKFDYYWPGIKENIKMMIKKCEKCQKYNRKKSGGCDFIATSRYLEKVAIDLIDYRDLGKFVLVVMIS is encoded by the exons ATGGAGAATAAATACATGGGGGCGATACCAAATCGTGAGATAACAAGTGTTGGCTGTGGTCAAGAGGCCAGAAAACTATTGCAAGAATATAAGATTATTATGTATGAGATCAAAGTTATTGAGTGTAGAAGCAATGAAGatttgaagaaaattatttttgaaaaggGAAGTTTGGAgctgaaaaattttatagttaTGAATATAAGTTTAGAGAATCATCATGACATGATAGGAATACGACTAAAAGAGATTGTAAAAGATTATGAAGATGGAGAAGAGAGATTTAGAATGATTGAAGAGGTCACAAAGAAATTgacaaaagaaatatatacaGAGGAGATAGAGCGTGGAAACG GACATAAAAGTAATATATGTTATAATAGATGCAGAGAGGAGAGAAATAAACAAGAATGTGAGAAGATATATCAAGAGGACAGTAGCAGCAGCGACGGAAAATATTACAGGAATACGTGGGCTGGTAAAAGACAAAAGAAACAGATAGAAGTTAGGCCAGGTTCACTATGGAAACGAACTGGAATTGTTAAAGACATTAAGAAGAGAAGTTATGAGACGACAACATTCAAGGGGCTGACTTTAGAAGAtgttaagaaaaaatttaaaaacgtGATTGACGAAAATAAGGGAAAAATTAAGTATTGTAAAATAGAGAAATGTAAAATCAAGACAGAAGCAGGGGAAAAAGTCGTTAGGAAGGGACAGATGATTCCTCAAGCGCATAAAAACGAATTAATGAAGCACTTGGAGGATTTAGAGAAAAGAAATGTAATTAAAAGATCAACCTCTGAATGGCGGAATCCGATAAAGCCTATAGTTAAGCCGGATGGGAGCATACGTTTGGTCAGTAATCTTATGGCCCTGAACGATTTAGTAGAGAAGGATCCATATGAGTTGTGTAACATCAGGGATATTATTAGCTTTACGCAAGGTTCTAAGATTACGAGTGTTATTGACCTTAAAGAGGCCTTTTATGGGGTTGAGATAGAAGAAGCGGATAAGCATAAGACCGCGTTTGAGTTTGATAAGAAAGTATACGAGTGGAACAGCGTGGTCATGGGGCTTAAAAATTCGCCACAGATCATGCAAAGGATTATGATTAAGATTTTTGAGAAGTATTTGGGAAGAGGAATTGAAGTTTACATGGATGATATTGTAATACATGCCAAGACTAGAGAAGAACACGAcaaattgtttttagagGCAATGAGACTGTTAGAAGAGAATAACATGAGATTAAACTCAAAGAAGATACAGTATCGGCAATCTGAAGTTAAATTATTAGGAGTAACATTGAATGGGCAGGATATGATGCCATccgaaataaaaaagaatgaaGCATTAGAATTTCCGAAGCCGCAAAATGTAACCGACgtaagaagatttttaggaTTAAGTGGTTGGTTCAGAGGATTTATAAAGAACTACGCAGAGAAAACGATGCACATGACAGATTGCTTAAGAGGGAAAAACAAAAGTTGGAATTGGACTGAGGAGTTGGATATTGAATTTgagaatatgaaaaaa aaagaatttttatctaGAACGGATGCAAGTAATATTGGTATGGGAGCTGTACTTATGcagaaaaatgaaaaagaagaaaggGTGCCGGTACAATGGGCATCAAAGAAATTTACTCCGACTGAAACTAGATACGGAATTAGCGAGAAAGAGATGTATGCCGTATATTGGGGCATAAAGAAGTTTGAGTATGAATTGAGAGGAAGAAAGTTTAAGGTTGAAACTGACCATAAGGCTTTAGCAGAAATAAGAAGAAAGCcatgttttaataataataggATTAACAGGTGGATAGAGATGATCCAAGAGTTTGATTTTGAAATCGAGTACAGGCAACCCGATCAGATGGTTGTTGCTGATGCATTGAGCAGAATTCATGAGGTAATAGAACCGAAGAGAGAAATGATTAGACAAAGAACAGAGAAACAGATAGCGGGAAAATGGTTAAAGCATGTTGAGAAAGTCGGGGACAAGGAGTACTGGAATTTTGATTCTGGTCGTAGAGCGGAAATACCTGCAGTAGGTGATAGGTTAGAGTTAATGAAGAGGTACCACGAAGAACAGGCCCCCAGAGGACTAGGAAGTGTCTATTATGCTATGAAGTTTGACTATTATTGGCCAGGAATTaaggaaaatataaagatgatgataaaaaaatgtgaaAAATGCCAAAAATACAATAGGAAAAAATCAGGAGGATGCGATTTTATTGCGACAAGTAGATACCTAGAAAAGGTGGCAATAGATTTAATCGATTATAGAGATTTGGGTAAATTTGTCTTGGTCGTTATGATATCCTAA